From a single Cyclobacterium marinum DSM 745 genomic region:
- a CDS encoding dipeptidase, whose amino-acid sequence MDHQRRKFLKVSGLAVSGLGVMESFAAGQLGKQKVGPVFQDLARFQITKNMKEAYQVALNVLKPSKSQLEHGLELHKDAVVVDCYGFMPRAAVDGERMKKAVEENASPLELQDMQEDMSMTRFVEIQRETEEFINAWKASGVTCVIQNSGEEGSAIERLLKRLSRFTYATDWMKDILMKAVTPEDILLAKEQNKHSLYFTGNGVPLPQDWVSVEEELRYIRVFYQLGIRMMHLTYNRRNMIGDGCGEPIDAGLSDFGRAVVKEMNRVGVIVDISHSGWKTSLDAAKFSDKPMVASHSTVNSLYPHFRAKPDNVIKAIADTDGYMGICCIPWYLGGSGDIASLMQHIDYMVKKFGPDRVAIGTDVAHNSQYASEENKKIPGYRKPRNRWEALWPDPEKEFTTSKEMTQSLAWTNWPLFTVGMVQMGYSDETIRKILSGNVLRVARAAIK is encoded by the coding sequence ATGGATCATCAGAGAAGGAAATTTTTAAAAGTTTCCGGGTTGGCAGTTTCGGGTTTAGGGGTAATGGAAAGCTTTGCAGCAGGTCAACTCGGCAAGCAGAAAGTAGGCCCCGTGTTTCAGGATCTAGCCCGCTTTCAAATCACCAAGAATATGAAAGAGGCTTACCAGGTGGCACTTAATGTTCTGAAACCCAGCAAAAGTCAATTGGAGCATGGGCTTGAGCTACATAAGGATGCCGTCGTAGTGGATTGTTATGGTTTTATGCCTCGGGCAGCAGTGGATGGAGAAAGGATGAAAAAAGCCGTGGAGGAAAATGCTTCTCCATTGGAGCTTCAGGACATGCAGGAAGATATGAGCATGACCCGATTTGTGGAAATTCAGCGTGAAACAGAAGAGTTTATCAATGCTTGGAAAGCTTCTGGAGTCACCTGCGTGATCCAAAACTCCGGAGAGGAAGGCAGTGCCATAGAAAGATTGCTCAAACGGTTGTCACGTTTTACTTATGCCACAGATTGGATGAAGGACATCCTAATGAAAGCGGTGACCCCAGAAGATATCTTGCTGGCAAAAGAACAAAATAAACACTCCCTTTATTTTACGGGGAATGGGGTACCCCTGCCTCAGGATTGGGTTTCGGTGGAAGAGGAGCTTCGCTATATCAGGGTGTTTTATCAATTAGGCATTCGAATGATGCACCTCACCTATAATAGAAGAAATATGATAGGGGATGGTTGTGGTGAGCCCATTGATGCCGGGTTGAGTGACTTTGGAAGGGCTGTGGTTAAAGAAATGAACCGCGTTGGAGTCATTGTTGATATTTCACATTCCGGCTGGAAAACCAGCTTGGATGCAGCTAAATTTTCTGACAAACCAATGGTGGCCAGTCATAGTACCGTAAATTCACTCTACCCACATTTTCGTGCCAAGCCTGATAATGTAATTAAGGCCATAGCTGATACGGATGGGTATATGGGTATTTGTTGTATCCCTTGGTACCTGGGAGGCTCAGGGGATATCGCTTCCTTGATGCAACACATAGATTATATGGTCAAGAAATTTGGGCCGGACCGAGTGGCCATAGGTACAGATGTGGCTCATAATTCACAGTATGCGTCAGAGGAAAACAAGAAAATCCCCGGGTATAGAAAACCTCGGAATCGATGGGAGGCCTTATGGCCTGATCCCGAAAAGGAGTTTACCACAAGCAAGGAGATGACCCAAAGTCTGGCTTGGACAAATTGGCCATTGTTTACAGTCGGCATGGTTCAAATGGGCTATTCTGATGAAACCATTCGGAAAATATTAAGTGGCAATGTGCTGCGGGTAGCTAGGGCTGCAATAAAATGA
- a CDS encoding glucosamine-6-phosphate deaminase, translated as MIIFQSENPKALGNLAGEAAAPLIREAIAKKGKANLILATGTSQFETISRLLDEEIDWSKVTVFHLDEYIGIPISHPASFRKYLKERFVDKVENLGAIHYINGENDPEEECKRLASLISDKDIDVAFVGIGENGHLAFNDPPADFDTKAPYLVVDLDEPCRIQQMNEGWFEKMEDVPAQAISMSIQQIMKTKHIICSVPDERKAKAVQACLEGEVSNLNPSSILQEHPSCSIFLDDASASLLSQPIQK; from the coding sequence ATGATAATATTTCAATCAGAGAATCCTAAAGCGCTTGGAAACTTAGCAGGAGAGGCAGCAGCTCCTCTGATCAGAGAAGCGATTGCAAAAAAAGGCAAAGCGAATTTAATATTAGCCACCGGTACCAGCCAATTTGAAACCATTTCCAGGCTTTTGGATGAAGAAATTGATTGGAGCAAAGTGACGGTTTTTCATTTAGATGAATACATCGGGATTCCTATTAGTCATCCTGCAAGTTTTAGAAAATACCTCAAGGAAAGATTTGTAGATAAAGTAGAAAACCTAGGAGCCATACACTATATCAATGGAGAAAATGACCCTGAAGAAGAATGCAAAAGGCTGGCGTCCTTAATCTCAGATAAGGACATAGATGTGGCCTTTGTAGGTATTGGGGAGAATGGGCACTTGGCTTTCAATGATCCGCCTGCAGACTTTGACACCAAAGCACCTTACCTTGTGGTAGACCTGGATGAACCATGTCGAATACAACAAATGAATGAGGGGTGGTTTGAAAAGATGGAGGATGTCCCGGCCCAAGCCATCAGCATGTCCATTCAACAGATCATGAAAACCAAACATATCATATGCTCCGTACCCGATGAGCGGAAGGCTAAAGCCGTTCAAGCTTGCCTTGAAGGTGAGGTGAGTAATTTAAATCCCTCAAGTATTCTGCAAGAGCATCCTTCCTGCAGCATTTTCTTGGATGATGCCTCTGCTTCCTTGTTGTCCCAGCCAATACAGAAATAA
- a CDS encoding LacI family DNA-binding transcriptional regulator has product MLRQTITIKDIARELNISVSTVSRALRDAFDVSLETKQMVLEKAKELNYKPNYNARGLSQGKTNNIGVIIPFITNYYFSTVITGIQKIAYEYNYNIVLYLTNDAEERECQIMNNLILSGLDGILISTCASNYDHIHKIMDKGVPVVFFDRTNSLNASKVKQDDYNGAFEATSHLISQGFTKIAHITGPKDQMFTQNRLNGYLNALEHHNLPVRKKWIIHNGFSQECGAQDLQKLMAKSKKPEAIFAVNDRKAIGAMVELKQQNIQIGKDFGVVGFTNDPICTLITPTLTTVSESAFEIGSIACELLLKHIQKENLIPKEVILPGELIIRESSMRSSTVVKKADLP; this is encoded by the coding sequence ATGTTACGCCAGACGATTACCATTAAAGACATTGCACGCGAACTGAATATTTCAGTCTCCACTGTATCTAGAGCTTTGCGAGATGCTTTTGATGTGAGCCTAGAGACCAAACAGATGGTCCTTGAGAAAGCCAAGGAACTAAATTATAAACCAAACTACAATGCGAGAGGGCTTTCCCAAGGAAAAACCAACAATATCGGGGTAATTATTCCCTTTATCACCAACTATTATTTTTCTACGGTCATCACAGGAATCCAGAAAATCGCATATGAATACAATTACAATATTGTTCTATACCTAACCAATGACGCTGAGGAAAGGGAATGCCAAATCATGAATAACTTAATCCTATCGGGACTTGATGGAATACTAATCTCAACCTGTGCAAGTAATTACGACCATATTCATAAAATCATGGACAAAGGGGTTCCTGTTGTGTTTTTTGACCGGACCAACAGCCTCAATGCTTCCAAAGTAAAACAGGACGATTACAATGGTGCTTTTGAAGCCACATCTCATCTGATCTCGCAAGGATTTACTAAAATAGCCCATATCACCGGACCAAAGGACCAGATGTTTACTCAAAACAGGCTCAATGGATACCTAAATGCCCTTGAGCACCACAACCTACCTGTCAGGAAAAAATGGATTATTCACAATGGATTTTCACAAGAATGCGGTGCACAAGATCTTCAAAAACTCATGGCCAAGTCAAAAAAACCGGAAGCCATATTTGCAGTGAATGATCGGAAAGCAATTGGTGCCATGGTTGAACTTAAGCAACAAAACATTCAAATAGGAAAGGATTTTGGAGTGGTTGGTTTTACCAACGACCCCATCTGCACCTTAATTACCCCTACCCTCACTACAGTATCTGAATCTGCCTTTGAAATTGGTAGCATTGCTTGTGAATTGCTCCTCAAACATATCCAAAAAGAAAACTTAATCCCAAAAGAGGTTATTTTACCGGGGGAATTAATCATTCGAGAATCCAGCATGCGATCAAGCACAGTAGTAAAAAAAGCTGATTTGCCCTAA
- a CDS encoding RNA polymerase sigma factor — protein sequence MELSGGENRDFQLTLTHGEKNTKVAGSFAKKTEDRNNDAVLWAEFKGGNEIAFTALYERYIVDLFNYGEIITADKELIEDSIHDLFVELWKKRTSIGQAVSIRYYLYKALKRKIVKNLEKKRKSPLKESFNDHDFEIVLPHDLGIISGEITSIQKENILKALNQLSRKQKEVIILRFYDGLSFAEISGLLGISQKSTYTLVYRALASMKESMDNKLWYVLALKVYCVSDCL from the coding sequence ATGGAGTTATCCGGAGGGGAAAATAGAGACTTTCAATTGACACTTACTCATGGAGAAAAGAACACAAAAGTAGCGGGTTCTTTTGCTAAAAAAACCGAGGATCGCAATAATGATGCGGTATTATGGGCTGAATTTAAGGGAGGTAATGAAATTGCTTTTACTGCCCTATATGAACGGTATATTGTGGATTTGTTTAATTATGGAGAGATCATAACTGCTGACAAAGAATTGATTGAAGACAGCATTCATGATTTATTTGTCGAGCTTTGGAAAAAAAGGACATCAATTGGGCAAGCAGTATCCATTCGCTATTATTTATACAAAGCCCTCAAGAGAAAAATTGTCAAAAATTTAGAGAAAAAGCGAAAATCCCCTTTAAAAGAAAGCTTTAACGACCATGATTTTGAAATTGTTTTGCCTCATGATTTGGGGATTATATCCGGGGAAATTACTTCTATACAGAAAGAAAATATTCTGAAAGCACTCAATCAACTATCCAGAAAACAGAAAGAAGTAATCATTTTACGATTTTATGATGGCCTTTCTTTTGCTGAAATTTCAGGTTTACTTGGTATTAGTCAAAAGTCCACTTACACCTTGGTTTACAGAGCACTTGCCTCAATGAAAGAAAGTATGGATAATAAGCTGTGGTATGTTCTTGCATTGAAAGTATATTGTGTAAGTGATTGCCTTTAA
- a CDS encoding FecR family protein, translated as MKSGIHSVYDLLVDISFLDWVKSPTKETNRFWEEWQGDSPERKLMLLEAKAIANGIDFKKTSPENIRKELIFKRIQDSIHEDKEEPAPENIKIKSNLEKGVAKNSWLKWAAVFIGILVMSGIYFFVLNESMITHRTAYGETKSILLPDGSEVKLNGNSSLSYSNSWEIGEERDVWLEGEAYFTVKHLGGHEKFIVHATTDFNVEVLGTEFNVLNRKGKTKVVLSSGKVMLNLQKESSEERLQMAPGEMAEYLHHEKIITKKEVDPQVYTSWRNNRLLFEDTSLREIKTILESTYGLKVMVADSKLLEKRVYGSAPSNDVTLLLEGLERSLGNEISIEGKLVTIK; from the coding sequence ATGAAGTCAGGTATTCATTCTGTTTATGACCTATTGGTAGATATTTCCTTTCTGGATTGGGTCAAAAGTCCTACGAAAGAAACAAACAGGTTTTGGGAAGAATGGCAAGGAGATAGTCCAGAAAGGAAACTCATGTTGCTAGAAGCAAAGGCAATTGCCAATGGGATAGATTTCAAAAAAACCAGTCCTGAAAATATTCGGAAGGAATTGATATTTAAAAGAATCCAGGACTCTATTCATGAGGATAAAGAAGAGCCTGCTCCGGAAAATATAAAAATAAAGTCCAATCTGGAGAAGGGTGTAGCTAAAAATAGCTGGCTGAAATGGGCTGCAGTATTTATAGGGATCTTGGTAATGAGTGGCATATACTTTTTTGTTTTAAATGAAAGTATGATTACCCATAGGACGGCTTATGGTGAAACCAAAAGCATTTTACTGCCTGATGGGTCTGAGGTAAAACTCAATGGGAATTCTTCACTAAGCTATTCCAACAGTTGGGAAATAGGGGAGGAAAGGGATGTGTGGTTAGAAGGAGAAGCCTACTTTACTGTAAAGCATTTGGGGGGCCATGAAAAGTTTATTGTTCATGCTACCACCGATTTTAATGTGGAGGTTTTGGGGACGGAATTTAATGTGCTTAACCGAAAGGGAAAAACAAAGGTGGTCTTGTCTTCAGGAAAGGTCATGCTTAACCTCCAAAAGGAAAGCAGTGAGGAACGCTTGCAAATGGCCCCGGGAGAAATGGCGGAATACCTTCACCATGAAAAGATTATTACGAAAAAGGAAGTAGACCCTCAGGTGTATACCTCATGGAGAAATAACCGCTTACTCTTTGAGGATACCTCCTTGAGAGAGATAAAAACCATACTTGAATCTACCTATGGGCTCAAGGTAATGGTTGCAGACAGCAAATTACTTGAAAAACGGGTGTATGGATCTGCCCCTAGCAATGACGTTACCTTATTGCTGGAAGGCCTGGAGAGGAGTCTGGGAAATGAGATATCGATAGAAGGAAAACTTGTCACAATTAAATAA
- a CDS encoding SusC/RagA family TonB-linked outer membrane protein, whose translation MKKLNKIKFSLLVFMIGIMNIQAQELALGDGNRVAHVEKKASTNNLKALIKKLEPMYEVSIVCNSDLIHTKIAYEVTDQSKSVEEHLSKLTAISNLSYHKLDEGFYVIADKEEKGAIKNDALPVGLPNSNARQSAKKEANRSIKAEEESISGTVSSENGETLPGVNVLLKGTNIGTVTDMDGKYSITVPNSTGTLVFSFIGFSSQEIPISGRNIIDVTMVDESQALGEVVVTAFGLERKKESLVYSVTEVRGEEFTKSRETNLANSLTGKIAGVNATSMASGPGSSSRVVIRGNGSLNGNNQPLYVINGMPISNSPATVKDQANGATTDLGDGISSINPDDIESISVLKGGAAAALYGSQAANGVILITTKKGTRQTKGIGIEINSNFTLGTINIFPEYQYEYGQGSLGIRPQSQGEAISTGRLSYGEPMDGQPYVQFDGVERPYSGVSIKDNIKAFYRNSTNIVNTVSFSGGNESVLYRVSASDLQSGAIVKGSTYDRQTANVNLKAFLSDKLSFDTQVQYNYEVGTNRPGVGYVGTNSAWGVYLLANTVDITDLAPGYNPETGQEVEWQHVNQATNPYFARDRMGNKDVKDRVMAQGSLTYDLLPNLFIKADFMRDFSSWREEDYYPVGTAFRPLGTYRSQEELRTRSNGRVIANYNTTFSNGINLTAMVGGNLERDILDVSNLIGSEYIIPDWISPVNLNILAPSKGFYRTGTNSVFSSLDFNLKETYYLSITGRQDQFSTLNPGNNKIFYPSVGGSVILSNAFDLPDAISFAKLRGSWAQVGSATVDAYAINQLYGFRLGGHLGVPVQTSSSAISNPELRPLTSTTSEIGFDAQFFDNRFGIDFTLYSKINQDDIVSTAIAPSSGATSTLLNVGEISNKGIELLLTGNPIRTSVFSWNVSYNLAYNKNRVLTLAPGQATGNSSLLGKDSSTRFGRSYEYTEDGIRVYNSLSGYAMLGPTMPLGIGVPPYTMGFENTFTYKNFSLNALIDAKFGNQFFSQAKQYMWRFGLLKETLPGRDNGLTVEGVDENGDAFSKTWPASFMSTYYNNDGQYATNFMIDGSFVKLRSVVLNYNIPVEKLQFVNLTTAQISLVARNLAILYRNSDHFDPEQGSDPNSNSQNFSGVMLPRTREIGFNLRVAF comes from the coding sequence ATGAAAAAACTTAACAAAATTAAATTTTCATTACTCGTCTTTATGATCGGGATAATGAATATTCAAGCCCAGGAACTCGCACTGGGAGATGGAAATCGGGTAGCTCACGTTGAAAAGAAAGCTTCAACAAATAACTTAAAGGCTTTAATTAAAAAGCTGGAGCCTATGTATGAGGTTTCTATTGTCTGCAATAGTGATTTGATACATACCAAAATTGCTTATGAAGTTACTGATCAATCAAAATCAGTAGAGGAACACTTGTCCAAATTAACGGCAATCAGCAATCTAAGTTATCATAAATTGGATGAAGGCTTCTATGTAATTGCCGATAAGGAAGAAAAAGGAGCCATTAAAAATGATGCTTTACCGGTAGGCCTACCCAATAGCAATGCCAGGCAATCTGCAAAAAAAGAAGCAAACAGATCGATAAAAGCTGAGGAGGAAAGCATCTCAGGTACTGTGTCTTCCGAAAATGGAGAAACCTTACCCGGTGTAAACGTGCTTCTAAAAGGAACCAATATTGGTACAGTCACAGACATGGATGGAAAATATTCCATCACCGTTCCAAACAGTACCGGAACCTTGGTTTTCTCTTTTATTGGTTTTTCTTCTCAGGAAATACCAATTTCAGGAAGAAACATTATCGATGTTACCATGGTAGATGAATCACAAGCTCTTGGTGAAGTTGTGGTAACAGCCTTCGGTTTAGAAAGAAAAAAGGAATCATTGGTTTATTCCGTAACAGAGGTTAGAGGAGAAGAATTTACCAAATCCAGAGAAACCAACTTGGCTAATTCCTTGACCGGGAAAATTGCCGGTGTAAATGCAACCAGTATGGCAAGTGGGCCTGGTAGTTCCAGTCGGGTAGTCATTCGTGGAAATGGCTCCTTAAATGGCAATAACCAACCGCTGTATGTAATCAATGGTATGCCAATATCCAATAGTCCTGCCACGGTAAAGGATCAAGCCAATGGTGCTACTACTGATTTGGGAGATGGGATTTCCAGCATCAACCCTGATGATATCGAATCCATTAGTGTACTTAAAGGTGGTGCTGCAGCGGCCCTATACGGGAGTCAGGCGGCCAATGGTGTAATCTTGATAACCACTAAAAAAGGAACCAGGCAAACCAAAGGTATTGGCATAGAGATTAACTCTAATTTTACCTTGGGAACCATCAATATTTTCCCTGAATATCAGTATGAATATGGACAAGGAAGCTTAGGAATTCGACCTCAAAGTCAGGGGGAAGCCATAAGTACCGGGCGTTTGTCATATGGTGAGCCCATGGATGGTCAGCCTTATGTGCAGTTTGATGGAGTCGAACGACCTTATTCAGGCGTATCGATCAAAGACAATATCAAAGCATTTTATAGAAACAGTACAAATATCGTAAATACTGTATCGTTTTCTGGAGGAAATGAATCAGTTCTTTACCGAGTGTCTGCCTCAGATCTTCAATCAGGAGCTATCGTAAAAGGCTCTACTTACGACAGGCAAACAGCCAATGTGAATTTAAAAGCTTTTTTAAGTGATAAATTGAGCTTTGATACCCAGGTGCAATACAACTATGAAGTAGGAACCAACCGTCCGGGGGTAGGTTATGTAGGGACCAACTCTGCATGGGGCGTCTATTTGTTGGCCAATACGGTCGATATTACTGATTTAGCGCCTGGCTACAACCCGGAAACCGGGCAGGAAGTAGAATGGCAACATGTAAATCAAGCCACAAACCCTTATTTTGCCAGAGACAGAATGGGGAACAAAGATGTGAAAGACAGGGTGATGGCTCAAGGAAGTCTCACCTACGATTTGTTACCTAATTTGTTTATCAAAGCGGATTTCATGCGGGATTTTAGCAGCTGGAGAGAGGAAGATTACTATCCTGTAGGGACAGCTTTCAGACCTTTAGGAACTTACCGCTCACAGGAAGAGCTTCGTACCCGAAGTAATGGTCGTGTGATAGCCAATTACAACACTACCTTTAGCAATGGCATTAACTTAACAGCAATGGTAGGAGGCAATCTAGAACGTGATATTTTGGATGTTTCCAACCTTATAGGTTCTGAATACATTATTCCTGATTGGATTAGCCCTGTTAATCTAAATATCCTGGCTCCTTCTAAAGGGTTTTATCGAACAGGGACCAATTCTGTTTTCAGTTCCTTGGATTTTAACCTTAAAGAAACTTACTATCTAAGTATCACAGGTAGGCAGGATCAGTTTTCTACCCTGAACCCCGGAAACAATAAAATCTTTTATCCTTCGGTGGGTGGTAGTGTAATTTTATCAAATGCTTTTGACCTTCCGGATGCGATAAGTTTTGCGAAGTTAAGGGGTTCTTGGGCTCAGGTAGGTTCTGCCACAGTGGATGCCTATGCCATCAATCAGTTGTATGGTTTTCGTTTGGGAGGGCATTTAGGTGTGCCGGTCCAAACTTCCAGTTCTGCTATCTCAAACCCAGAATTGAGACCTTTGACTTCTACTACTTCGGAGATAGGATTTGATGCTCAGTTTTTTGACAACAGGTTTGGTATAGACTTTACCTTATACAGCAAGATCAATCAGGATGATATCGTTTCTACGGCCATCGCTCCTTCTTCTGGAGCTACTTCAACCTTATTGAATGTAGGAGAAATTAGCAATAAAGGTATAGAATTGCTATTGACCGGTAATCCCATAAGGACATCAGTATTTTCTTGGAATGTAAGCTATAATTTGGCCTACAACAAAAATAGGGTGCTAACCTTGGCCCCGGGCCAAGCCACCGGTAACAGTAGCTTATTGGGCAAAGACTCTAGTACACGTTTTGGAAGAAGTTATGAGTATACAGAGGACGGAATTCGCGTTTACAATAGCTTAAGCGGATACGCTATGTTAGGTCCCACCATGCCACTTGGTATAGGTGTTCCACCATATACCATGGGTTTTGAAAACACCTTTACTTATAAAAATTTCTCCCTTAATGCACTTATTGATGCCAAATTTGGAAACCAGTTCTTTTCCCAAGCAAAACAGTACATGTGGAGATTTGGTTTGCTCAAAGAAACTTTGCCGGGTAGAGACAATGGCTTGACAGTAGAAGGTGTAGATGAAAATGGAGATGCATTTTCTAAGACATGGCCTGCCAGTTTTATGTCTACTTATTATAACAATGATGGGCAATATGCTACCAACTTTATGATCGATGGAAGCTTTGTTAAATTAAGAAGTGTGGTTTTGAATTATAACATTCCTGTAGAAAAATTACAGTTTGTGAATTTAACCACCGCTCAAATATCGTTGGTGGCGAGAAACCTTGCTATCCTATACAGAAACTCAGATCATTTTGATCCGGAACAAGGGTCAGATCCTAATAGCAACTCTCAGAATTTCTCTGGAGTAATGCTGCCAAGGACAAGAGAGATAGGTTTTAATTTAAGGGTGGCATTCTAA
- a CDS encoding SusD/RagB family nutrient-binding outer membrane lipoprotein: MKKYSNIYIISLALTLIGMTSCNDFTDSLSDLNKNPNAYEEVIPEFLFTNSLLDGVSFNFTNGADGQHFIFAQAMQHFSTHSEVRGTGDKYFNESAARSHWPVYNTALADNERVINAVKEDPNSINLLSAARIWKVYMFHLVTDLHGDVPYFEALKSAEGLLQPVYDTQEVIYEDMLEELEQAAAAFNPSLPTFGPSDLFYGGDIDKWKKFANSLMLRLSMRLTEVRPDLAETWAKKAIAAGVIIEDDEIAKVSYLDGQIEHSRNPKAANLLVQDYQNPQAGVSNTQGGKFAETFIEHLKATGDPRLNVMSVVWVDNPDGDGYVYDTATSIQRGMKNGALFGEPDDFHTYSEPHPNTVLSYASPVLTMTNAETNLLLAEASIRGWYGGSAKAAYEDAVRAGMRHWALFGDEGIISSEKIESYIARNPFKETGTFDEKLEQISTQKWVSLFLDNYEIFSNWRRTGYPELIPTNYPGNITGGTIPRRLIIPDSELNLNEDNFMEAYNRQGVGNLLTSTVWWDPKFPR, from the coding sequence ATGAAAAAGTATTCAAATATATATATAATTAGTCTTGCCCTAACACTAATAGGCATGACTTCCTGTAACGATTTTACAGATAGTTTAAGCGACTTGAATAAAAACCCGAATGCGTATGAAGAGGTTATTCCTGAATTTCTTTTTACAAATTCATTGCTCGATGGGGTCTCATTTAATTTTACCAATGGAGCAGATGGGCAGCATTTTATCTTTGCCCAGGCAATGCAACACTTTTCTACGCATTCAGAGGTAAGAGGAACAGGCGACAAATATTTCAATGAAAGTGCTGCCAGAAGTCATTGGCCGGTTTACAATACTGCACTCGCAGACAATGAGCGAGTGATCAATGCTGTGAAAGAGGACCCAAATTCTATCAATTTGCTTTCTGCAGCAAGAATCTGGAAAGTTTATATGTTTCATTTGGTAACAGACCTTCATGGTGATGTGCCTTATTTTGAAGCATTGAAAAGTGCAGAGGGCCTCTTGCAACCCGTATATGATACCCAAGAAGTGATTTACGAAGATATGTTGGAGGAACTGGAACAAGCGGCGGCAGCATTTAATCCTTCATTGCCTACTTTTGGCCCTTCAGATTTGTTTTACGGGGGAGATATAGATAAATGGAAAAAGTTTGCCAATTCCTTAATGCTTAGATTAAGTATGCGATTGACAGAGGTTCGTCCGGATTTGGCAGAAACTTGGGCCAAAAAGGCAATTGCAGCGGGGGTGATTATAGAAGATGATGAAATCGCAAAAGTTTCTTATTTAGATGGGCAAATAGAGCACAGTAGAAATCCCAAAGCAGCTAATTTATTGGTTCAAGATTACCAAAACCCACAGGCAGGCGTTAGCAATACCCAAGGAGGGAAATTTGCAGAAACTTTTATTGAGCACTTGAAAGCAACAGGAGATCCTAGGTTGAACGTAATGTCAGTAGTTTGGGTAGATAATCCTGATGGAGATGGGTATGTCTATGATACTGCTACAAGCATTCAAAGGGGGATGAAAAATGGGGCTTTATTTGGGGAGCCGGATGATTTCCATACCTATTCCGAACCACATCCAAATACTGTGTTAAGTTATGCCAGCCCGGTATTGACGATGACCAATGCTGAAACAAACCTATTATTAGCTGAAGCAAGCATTAGAGGTTGGTATGGAGGAAGTGCCAAAGCTGCCTACGAAGATGCCGTAAGGGCAGGAATGAGGCATTGGGCCCTTTTTGGAGACGAGGGGATCATTTCGTCCGAAAAAATTGAGAGTTATATAGCAAGGAATCCCTTTAAAGAGACAGGGACTTTTGATGAAAAACTTGAGCAAATCAGTACACAAAAATGGGTCTCCTTATTCCTTGATAATTATGAAATCTTTTCTAACTGGAGAAGAACCGGCTACCCGGAGTTAATTCCTACCAATTATCCGGGAAATATTACCGGAGGCACCATCCCTAGGAGGTTAATTATTCCGGACTCTGAATTGAATCTGAATGAGGATAATTTCATGGAAGCCTATAATAGGCAGGGTGTAGGTAACTTACTTACAAGTACAGTTTGGTGGGATCCTAAATTTCCAAGATGA